TCGCCGCGTGGCGACGCCATTCGCGGCGGCCAGTTTTTCGGAGGCGAAAGCAAGCGCCGTCGCGCCGGTCTCCATTTCCGCATAGCCGCTTTCATGCAAAAATCGGCGAGAAACACAGAAAGCCTTTTCATAAAAGGCGACCGTCTCCTCAAGATCGGAGACGTAAATGATGACATAGCCCAGGCGCATAGGTCCCTCCCCCGATCCGGCCCGGTCATTATAACGATGTTCTCTTTATGTTCCAGACGAAATTGGAGGGGCCTCGAGCAAAAAGTTATCTGATGCGTAAGCGCGGCTCCGTTGAGGTCAAAAGAACCTCGCGGCGTTGAGGCGCAGGCGCGTCCTGAGCGTGGAGCTTCAAGATGACGTTTTCAGTCTGGCTCGCTTTCGCCGCTGGGATGGCGACAGCAGCCGCCAAATGAGAATATGGCGAGAAGCGCGCTCGGCGACCCGCCCGAACCGCAGCCGAAGATTCCGGCTGCCGAGATCCTCACAATGACCATCACAATCACCGCCTTCGAACGATCGCCCGACGGCGGCAGGGGATTGGCGCGCGATATGCACGTTCGCTGGGCGCTCGAGGAAGTGGCTCAACCCTACGAGGTTCGCCTTGTTTCCTTTCAGGCGATGAAGGAAGCCGCGCATCTGGCGCGGCAGCCTTTCGGGCAGATTCCGACTTACGAGGAAGATGATCTCGTCCTGTTCGAGACAGGGGCGATCGTCCTCCATATCGCGCAGCGCCATGCGGGTCTTCTGCCCGATGACGCCAATGCCCGGGCTCGGGCAATCTGCTGGATGTTCGCCGCAGTCAACACGGTGGAGCCGCCGATCCTCGAACTTGCAACCGCGAGGCTCCTTGAGGGTGACAAGCCTTGGCGCGACGAGCGCTCGCCTCTGGTCGAGGAGCGCGTCCGCGTCCGGCTGAAACAACTTTCCGCGCGCCTCGGCGACGCCGACTGGCTCGACGACGCCTTCAGCGCGGGCGACCTCATGATGGCGTCGGTGCTGCTCAGACTGAAATCGTCGGGAATGCTGGACGCGTTCCCAAATCTGGCCGCCTATCTCGCCCGCAACGAAACGCGGCCCGCCTATAAACGCGCTTTCGCCACTCAATTGGCGGTCAATGCCGGTGGGCCGCCGACCGGTTGAATTTCCGTCCTAAACGACCTCCTTGTCCGCCGTTCCGGCGAATGCTCGTCAGGCGCGCCTTGACGAAAAGTCAGGAGGCCCCTTACAGTCAGGATAGTCCTGACGGAGGCCGCGATGAAACCGTCTCTCAAAAGAGCCCTTTGCTGCTCCTTTTGCGGAAAGTCCGAACATGACGTCGCCAAGCTGGCGGCCGGTCCCGGCGGCGTCCATATTTGCGATGCATGCGTCGAAGCCTGTCGTCTCTTCATGAGCGGAAAGGCGGCGCTGCCTCGGGACTTCGAGCCGACCAACTGGCCGACCGAGAGACTGCTCGACGTGCTCGGTCCGCTGAACGCCACCGCGGAAGCGCATCGCCGCCATCTTGGCGAAGTCGTCGACGCGCTCAGGGCGCGGGAGATCAGCTGGGCCAGAATCGGCGAAAAGCTCGGCGTATCGCGCCAGACCGCCTGGGAGCGGTTCGGTTCCTAGACGACAGGCCGTCTCGACTCAAATCTAGTTGACTACGCAACTACACCCATCTAGTTTCCTAGGAAATCAGATGAAGGCGTCTTCTTCATGTCGACCCGCGTTCCGGAACTGACGGACCACCTCGGCTACTGGCTGCGCCAGGTTTCAAATCATGTGTCGCACGGCTTCGCCCGAAAGCTCGCCGACAAGGACGTGACGGTCGCCGAGTGGGGGCTGTTGCGCATGTTGTACGAAAGGAAGCCATGCGCTCCCAGTCAGCTGGCGCAGGAGATGAGCCTGACGCGGGGAGCGGTTACCAAACTGGCCGACCGCCTCATCGCCAAGGGGCTCATTATTCGCGAGGCCAGCGCAGAGGACGGCCGCGCGCAAACGCTGAGGCTGACGGCCAAAGGAGCCCGATTCGCGCCGGCGCTCGCGGCGCTCGCCGACAAAAACGAAATCGAATGCTTCGCGCATCTCTCCGCCGCCGACAGGCGCGCGCTCAAGCGGATTCTGAGCGAGACCGTCGCGCGGCTCGGCCTGACCAAGATGCCCCTCGACTGACCGCCTTTCCATCTTCATGCGAAGGAAAACCAATGGACGCTCATTTGTCTCAAATCGCCGAAAGCTGTTTGCGCGCGGCTGAAAGCGACGGCATGAATTTTCCGGAAATCGTCGAGAGGCTGATGGAGGCGGGATTTGAAAGCTATGCGATCGACTTCCGCCGCGCGACAGCGACCTATTACCTGCCGGACGGCGAAAGCGTCGTCCTTCCGACGCATCGCCATCACGCGCCGATCGCCGCCACGCTGAATGTCGCGGCTCTGCAGGCGGCGATCCGGGAGGCGCAACAGTCCGCTCCGAACTACGCCTATCTGGGTTTTTGCGAGAAGGTCATGGCCGGCGGCTGCGCCGGCTATGTCGTGTCGTTCCCCGGCCGCCGCGCCGTATATTTCGGTCGCGCGGCCGAGACGCATGTGGAACATTTCCCTCGGCAAGGATGAACCCGATAGCTCGAGAGGCGGCGGGGATTGGGGAATTCGTCCGAGATTTTTCTGTAGCGGCGCCGCCCCACCCCTGCCCCTCCCCGCAAGGGGGAGGGATGGCGCCGTTCGGGATCATGGTCGAGGCGCTTATCTTGCCGGTCGAGACGTATCTTGATCGTGATCTGCAATGGCGCCGCATCATCCCTCCCCCTCGCGGGGAGGGGCAGGGGGGCGCCGTGATGCGAGTGTCAAACGCAGGCCCGGTTCAGCCCGCGCGCTGACGCACATACTCACGGGCGGAAGCGATCCAAACATGCGTCCGAACATAAGAGGTCTTCGATGGCGCTTCATTATCCAACCGCGCGTTTGATGCGCTGTGTGCTATTGTTCGGCTGTCTCGTCTCTGCGCAAGCCGCTTCGGCCACGGAATTCTGCAATGTCAAACGCACCGCCGACGGCTTCGTCGCGTTGCGCGCGGCGCCCGATCCCAAGGCGGCCACTGTCGGGCGCATGACGCACGCCGACGAGGTGCTCGGCGATCCCACAATCGAAAGTCGCAATGGCTGGATGTTCGTAACCTAGTCGAAAGGCGGGCGGTTTCGCCCCGGCGGTTACGAATTCGACAAACCCGCGGGAAAAGGCTGGGTGAACAGCCGGCTCATCGAGGAGGAATGCGGCTGACGCGCGCCGCGAAACGCCGGAAAGGACATCGCCTCAATGCGTAGGCCTATCGCAATCCTCTTCCCCTTATTGCTGTCCGGCGCCGGCGCGCAGGCGGATCAGTTCGCGCAAATCCGATGCGGCGCGGATATTCCCAAAGCATTGGTCGGACAGCGCGAGTCGAACGCGCCTGTCGTCAAGACGGAAGCGGCGTACAAGCATCTTCGACTCGAGCATCTGGGCGCCGACATTGTCGCCGACGACATGAATGCGATTTCATGGCGGCTCTGCGGGCAGGAATATCTGATGCTGGACAAAGGCTCGATCATTCGCGACGTCATTGCGTTCCCACCCCATTCGAAGACGACGCCGGCCTTTAGCGGCTCCTGCCGGATCAGGGGACGCGACACGAAGGATATGATTGTCGGCGTGCTCGACGCGTCGGGAAAGGGCGAGCGGCTGCCGGCGAAGGAAGCCTGGCGGATCGATGAAAAGGCGGCCAAATTCGTCAGGATGGATGTCCGCGACATGCTCTGCCCGCGCAGCGGCGTCTATACGGCGGATGGCGGGATGTAGGGTCCCTACCCTCCTGCCGAGAGGAGGATGTCGACGCTCGACGGGATTGCTTCGAAACGAGCCAGAGAACTCGCCCCTACGCCGCCGTCTCGCGCCCGGCGCGGCCATCGACGAGCACATCGATCTTTCCTGTCTCCACCCGGTAAAGCCAGCCGTGAATGCGCGGCAGCGGGCCGGCGGCGTGCATGTTGCGGATGAGCGCCAGGCTGCGCAGATGCTTGATCTGCAATTTCACATTTTCCGCGGTCAGCACTTCGAGCTTCTGTTCGCGCGAGAGCTTCTGCTCCTTGGCGATCTTGTCCGCTCTTTCCTTGGCGCCGCTCGCGATGCACAGCCAGTCGGCGATGTAATTCTCATGCACGCCGTCCTCGATCGCCGCAATGCCGCCGCAACGCGTATGGCCGCAGACGATGATGTCCTCGATCCTCAGATGCACCACGCCATATTCGATGATCGACGCGACATTGACGTCGTTGAAGGCGATGATGTTCGCCACGTTGCGATGCACGAACATCGTGCCGGGTTTGGAGCCCGTGATCACGTCTTCGCTCACGCGCGAATCGGAGCAGCCGATCCACAGCACTTTCGGCGTCTGCCGCTGGGCGATGGATTGGTAGTAGGAGGCGTGCGGCTCGAACTCGTCGGCCCTGAATTTCACGTTGCCGCTGAGCAGATGGTCGATCGTGTGTTTCGCCATGAACGCCCGCTTCCCTTCCCGCGACTGGCTACGCCGATTCGAGTGTCGAGCAAGGGGCGGACCAGATCAAGCCGCCTGCGCCGCCTCGACTTGCGCGGCGAGAAAATCCAGGGCCGCCTTCGGCGCGCGCTCGACAGGAAGCGCGATGAAGTGGTTTGTCGCGACGATCAGCAGCCAGACGCGATCGCCGGGCCAGACGGCCTTGATCGACTTCCAGGGCAGGAGCGGCGCAGCGCCGCCGGCGTCGATCACGACGCCCTCGTCGAAAAGCCGCGCGCTGGAGAGATGGCCGCGCGCCTGTTCGACCTTTTCGCGCATCATACGCTGCTGCATGCGCCAGCCCGCGCCGACGAAGATGGCGAGAAGCGCCGCCGCGCCGAAGAAGAGCAGCGCAGCGTCCTCGGCATCCCCCGAATAAGCGAGCCCGACGCAGGAAAGGACAAGGAGCGCAAGCGGCAGAACGGCCCCCAGCGGCTTTTCGAGAAAAAGCGCGCGCCAAACGAAGGCGTTGACGGCGGCGCGCATGTCGGCGTCGTCAAAACGGATGGAAAAGGAAAATCGCTCGCGCATCTGCGGCTCCCTGGCGGACAGCCGACCAGATATAAGCGCGCCAACTCCGTTCGAAAGGGCTCAGGCGAAGTCCTTGTTGAGGCCCTTGGCCGCCTCGATCAGCGTCTTCACGCTGTTGACCGACTTGTCGAACATGGCCTGCTCGGCCGCGTCGAGCTTGATTTCCATCACCCTCTCGACGCCATTTGCGCCGATGATGGTCGGCACGCCGACATAGAGCCCCTTCACGCCATATTCGCCGTCGAGATAGGCGGCGCAAGGAAGCACGCGGCGCTTGTCCTTCAGATAGCTCTCGGCCATGTCGATGGCGGAGGCGGCCGGCGCGTAATAGGCGGAGCCGGTCTTGAGCAGACCGACAATCTCGCCGCCGCCCTTGCGGGTGCGTTCGACGATCGCGTCGATGCGCGCCTGGGTGGTCCAGCCCATGGCGATGAGATCGGGCAGCGGGACGCCGCCCACGGTCGAGTAACGCACGGAAGGAACCATGTCGTCGCCATGGCCGCCGAGCACGAAGGCGGAAACGTCTTCGACGGAGACCTTGAACTCCTCGGAGAGGAAATAACGGAAGCGGGCGGAATCGAGCACGCCGGCCATGCCGACGACGCGATTCGCGGGCAGGCCCGACGCTTTCTGCAGCGCCCAAACCATCACGTCGAGCGGATTGGTGATGCAGATGACGAAGGCGCCCGGCGCATATTGCTTGACGCCGGCCCCGACCTTGGCGACGACGCCCAGATTGACCGAGAGGAGATCGTCGCGGCTCATGCCCGGCTGGCGCGGCACGCCGGCGGTGACGATCACGACGTCCGCCCCCGCGATGGCGGCGTAGTCGGAGGCGCCGGAGAGCGTCGCGTCGAAACCGGAGACGGGGGAGGATTGGGCGAGGTCGAGCGCCTTGCCCTGAGGAACGCCGTCAACGATGTCGAACAGAACGATATCGCCAAGTTCTTTCAGGCCGGCGAGGTGAGCGAGCGTTCCGCCGATATTGCCGGCGCCGACCAGAGCGATTTTCTTTCGCGACATAATGTATCTCGTGCTGGGATCCTCCTTGAAACTGCTAGCGCGGTTTCGCGCGAGATGGAAGACGCGTCGTCTGCTTTTTCGCGCTTGGAAAGCCTAGCAGGATCAGGGCGCGCGCCTTCGCGCCAAAACGCTCAAAACCGTGGCGCCGCCCATAGGCGCCTCAATGTCGCGCAAATGTTCGCAATTGTCGCAGGGGTTGCGCGCGCCGACGGCGCCTCCCACCTGCCTAGCCAGGCGACGCGCTGGCGTCTGGAGGGCCGAATATGGGAAAATTCACTTTATGCGCGCGTTTTGGCGTCCTGGCGCTCATTGCCGCGTCGGCCGCTTCGGCTGGCCCGGCGGCTGCGGGTGACCCCGACGAGGCCGCGCTGGCGCAGAATTTCGAGCAGGTGGACGTCTGGCATTACCCCGTCGACACAACCGTCCGATACAATAATCAGGACGCGGTCGTGACGCGGGAGCTCGTCTTTCTGCCGAAGCCGCCCAAGGGCGAACTCTGCTATGTCCGCTTCGACCTCGTCAAGGGAGAGGGCGATTATGGCTACGGCTTCAGGCCGGGGACGCGGCCGCAGGAAGGCGAGAGCCCCGTATGGGGCACGAATGTCCTCAAGCGCGGCGACATTCTCAATCAGAATTACTCGGCGCTGAAGCTCAACGTCGTCTATTTTTTCGTCGACGGCCCGAAATCCCCCGCGGCCAAGGAAATCTGCGCCCAAAAACAATCCGCTCCGATCCCCGAAGCCGGCGCGGCCTACCGGGGGCCCTGGGCCGAACTCGTGACGAAAGCCAAGGCGATCCACGGCTGGCCGGCGCAAAAGTGAGGATTTCCGGCCGTACGACGGAAATTTGACCGACAATGCATATCCCGGCTGGACAGGGGGGCGGGCATTTGATATTCGCTCCCCCGTTCCGAGGGCGCTACGGCGTCCGCCGGACGGGCGCATAGCTCAGTTGGTAGAGCAGCTGACTCTTAATCAGCGGGTCCAAGGTTCGAGCCCTTGTGCGCCCACCAATAAAATCAAGGACGTAGCGACGAGATGGCGGGGTCTTGGACCCCTGCCGGGCGTTTCGCGTCGCCACGGTGAGAGAAATCATTCGGCGGAGCGATTTTCCAGAACTGGAGCCGAAACGCGATTGACGGCTACGCCTTCTTCCAGATCCCGAAGCCGCTCTAACGGAATGCCGGCGCGTCGACGCCGAACCATTTCGTCCTTATTTGTTCGTAATGAAGCCTTGGATCGTAGATGGGGACATCGAGATTCAAGCTGCGCGCCGTGAGCCCGCCGACGGCGCTTAGCGCTTCATAAGAAGCGACGACGACGTCGCGCTGCGCCACGACTATCGCGACGCGTGCGTTCAGAAGGCTTTGTTGCGCGTTCAGGACATCAAGCGTCGTACGTTTTCCCGTCCTCGCCTCGTCTCGCACGCCGATCAGCGCAGTCTCCGCCGCCATTTCGGTTGCCCGCCCGGAAATCAACGACGCTTTCGCCGCTTCCAGCATCCCGTAGCTTGATACGACACTGGCTCTCACGCTGTCGCGCTGGACGTCCGCGTTCAAACGCTCCTGCCCCAGTCGCTCCTTGGCCTGGCGGATCGATGAATATTCGCCTCCACCCTGATAGAGAGGCACGTTAAGCTGGCCAATCACGGCGGCGGCAAATTGGCGTGAGCCCGGAATTCCCATGATAGAATCGTGCTGGTTGACGATCTGCGCGCTAACGGACAGTGTTGGAGAGAGGACGCTTTCCGCCTTCTTGGCCGCCTGCTCAGCCGCGTCCACCTGATATAGAGCCGCCGCCACGCCTGGATTCTCGGCAAGCGCCACGGCGACTGCTTCGTTTAAGAGCCTTGGGAGCAAGGATTCGACTGAGCGCGCGGGTTCGAGACGCCGCGGCTCGTCCCCTATGATCTGGCGATAGGCGGCGACGCTTGTCTTGATTTGCGCCTGCGCGGCGTATAACGCCGATCGCGCCTGCGCCAATGACGCCTGAGCTTGCGCCACGTCGGTCTCGGTTACTGCGCCCACGTCAAACCGATCGGCGGTCACTCTGAGCTGCTGCTCCAGAACCGATATATTGTTCATACGCAGCTTCATTATCGCGGAATCGCGCAGAACGTTCATATAGGCTGCCGCGCTTTTTTGAAGGACCGCCTGTTCCGTGAGGCGCAATCTCGCGCGCGCGGCGAGAACGCTCGATTCCGCCTGCCTGAAGGCGCTTTCGGTGTGGCCGCCGTCGAAGATGGTCTGGGAAACGGCGAGCGTCGCTCCACGGGGATAGCTGATAAATTCGTCGGTGAAAAACTGACGTTGCCCCGTTATTGCAGAACGACCGGCAAGGATTTTCGCCGCGCCGGTCTGCGCGCCCGCAATGGCCTGGAAACTGGCCTTGGGTCGGAGACCCGCGAGCGCTTTCGGCGCCTCTTCATCTTGCGCGCGAACGCTCGCCCGGTTTTGGTTCAGATCGGGATTGCCGACATAGGCGCGCGCCAAAGCCGATAAGAGACTTTCTGCGTGAGCCGCCGGGACATCAAAGGCGAGGACAAAACCGCCGAGGAGAACGGCGGACAGGAATGGGCGCCTTGCTGAAACATTCGTGCGCGCGGTTCCCGGCCTGTTTTTCACGACGGCTTCTATTTGCCTCACCGATCGAAAAGGAGATCGAGATTGGCCTGAAATAGCGCGCCGATATCGAGGGGCTGTGACCTGTCGAGCAGGCCGTTATGCACAATGCCGTACCAAACCGGCGCAATCAGCAATTCGGGATGGCTCGCCAGCGTATCGGATTTCAACTCTCCGTCTTTCTTCGCCAATCTCACCAAATGACGAAGCTGGTTCAGGAGAGGGTCGAACATTTCACGACGGTAGATTTCAACGAGCACCGGGAATCGCACGCCCTCCGTGAGAACGAGCCGCGCAAGCGCCGCGCGGCCCTGCCGCTCGACCGCTTCCATCGCAGGCGACATCGTACGCCTGAGGAAAGCGCCCACTGTTTCGCCCGGCGCCCGATTGGCGACGTTCACATCGACGACCGCGCTGGCGATCTCCTGCCGGACAACAGCTTCGAACAATGCTTCCTTCGTCGGGAAATATCGGTAGGGCGTGCCCTTTGCGACGCCCGCGCGCCGCGCGACCGCTTCCATGGTCGTGCTTGCAAATCCCCTTTCGAGAAACGCCCCGAGCGCGGCGGAGACGATCATGTGGCGGGTCTGCGTCGTCTTCTCGACGCTCGGGCTTCTCTTGCGCTGCTGAATTTTTGGCGCTTCGCTTCGCTGTTGACGGGTCGCCGCCACTGTTGTTCTCCGTCTCTTGACATGAGATGACTAAACGGTCATTTTTATAAAATCAAGTGGCCTGGCGGCGCGACTGGCGGCGCCCCTCATCGTCGCCAAAGGAAGAAATTGCCGCCGCGCCGCGAACATTGGCTTTTCTCGATCCAGGCGTTTATCGCCGGCGTCCTCTCGCTGGCGATCGCCTTCTGGCAGGATTTGCCGCGGCCCTATTGGGCGCTTGCGACGGTGTACATCGCGTCGCAGCCGCTGATGGGGGCGACGTTTTCGAAGTCGTTCTACCGGGCGATCGGGACGTTGGCCGGCGCCGCAATGGCGGTTCTGCTCATTCCAAATCTCGTTAACGCGCCGCCGGTTCTCGTGCTCGCTGTCGCCTTCTGGTCCGGACTCTGCCTGTATCTGTCGGTCCTGGACCGCACGCCGCGCGGATACGCCTTCATGCTCGCGGGCTATACGACCGCGATCATCGGCTTCCCCGCCGTCGACGCGCCGGGCGAAATCTTCGACCTCGCGCTCGCGCGAACCGAGGAGATCCTTGTCGGGATCTTCTGCGCCGCATTGACGTCGAGCCTTCTTTTCCCGCGCAGCGTCGGGCCGGCCGTGGCGGAACGCGCGATGCTTTGGCTGGCGGACGCGAGGATTGCGGCGTTCGACGCATTGCGCGAGACAGATGCAAGCCTGAGAGAGGCGCATTGGGTGCGACTCGCTGGCGACACGACGAAAATCGAAGCGCTCGCGGAGCATCTACCCTTCGAGCCGGCGGCGGACCGCGTGTCCCTCCCCCTGGTTCAAAGCCTTGTCCCGCGCATGCTCATGACATTGGCGGCGATCTCGGCGATCAGAGACCTGACATACGAGCTTCAGGGGCTCGGCGGACCGTCGCCCCGGATGGCGTCTTTGCTGGCGCGCGTCGAGAGCGCGCTCACGAGTTCGAGCGGCGCAAGCGCTGCAGCGAGATGCACAATAGAGGCTTACATAACGGCTTTGGGCGACGTGAAGTCGTGGGGCGAACTCGTCGAGTTGAACCTTGCCATTCGCCTGCGCGACCTTGCCGCGCTCTTTGCGGACAATAGCGCCCTGGTCGGAGCCCTCGCCTCAGACAGGCAAGGCGCCAATATCCCGCTCGTCTTTCCGATCGACGTCGACGCATCGCGCATTCGCCACGACGAACATGCGCGCGCGCTCATCGCCGCCGCTACGCTCTCGTCAACGCTCATCTTGTGCTGCGCCTTCTGGATTCTCACAAGCTGGCCTGACGGGGCCGCCGCCGCGATGATGGCGGCGGTCGCCGGCAGTCTCTTCGCGACGCAGGATGATCCCGTGCCGTCCATCCGGAAATTCGGGGTCTGGAGCGCGGTCGCCGTCGCCATTGCCGGCGTCTATCTCTTCGTTATCCTGCCCAAGGCGCATAGCTTCGAGACTCTCGCTCTCGCTCTTGCGCCGACAATGCTCGTCTTCGGACTGCTGATCGCGGAACCGAAGACATTCGTGATCGGCGTCGCCCTCGGCATTCTCATGCCTACGACCCTGGCGCTGCAAGGCGCTTATGAGGTAAACGCGCAAGCCTTTCTGAATACCGGCCTCGCAATGGTCACGGGCATGGCGATGGCGGCCGCGACGACGGCCGTGTTGCGCGTGATCGACGCCGAATGGCGTCTCGCTCAGTTCATTCGAGCGAATAACCGCAGCCTCGCGGAAGTCGCCGATATAAGAGGCCGGCGCAACGACGCCTATCTGCTGGCGCTGATGTTCGACAGGCTGTCGACGGTCGCGCCCATCGTTCAATCCGCTGATGAAGATATGCCCGACGCCATGCGACAATTGCGGGCGGGGCTGAACATGGTGGAAGCCCGCAGGGCGCGCGCGGGTCTGTCGACTCAAGCGCGCCGGCGGCTCGATGCGGCCCTGTTACGACTGCGAAAGAGCTACCGCCGGCATGCGCCCCTCGACCAGCGCGAACTTGGATCGCTTAATCGCGCCATTCGAGCCCTGAGTCCCAATGATCCTGCGGACAGGACGGCGCTACTCGCGCTTTTGGGTCTGCGCCGGTGCCTCTTCCCCGAAGCGGAGCCCCTGCAAATCGCCAGTTCAGGAGGCGTCCCGTGAATCCGGAAATAAGCTTTTTCGGGCTCTATGCGCCAAGCCTTCTGGTATGCGCGCCCATCGCTTACATCCTCGCATCCCTCGTGAGAAGGATGTTGGGCGCTTTGGGAATTTATAGATATCTGTGGCATCAAAGCTTGGCTGCTCTGGCCATCTTCGTCTGCCTCCTCGGCGCACTCTTGCACATTCTTTCGGAGGCATCGTTTTGAAGGCGGCGATCGCAAAACTAATCGGGTTTCTCTTCACCACGGCTTTGACCGCGGCGGCGATCTTCGTTGGTTGGCGCCTCTGGGCCTATTATGAAGAGGAGCCATGGACGCGCGACGGCCGCGTTCGCGCGGAGGTCGTCGCCGTCGCGCCTGACGTCTCCGGGCTTGTGAGCGAAGTGCTGGTTCACGACAATCAGCGCGTTCGAAAAGGCGACATTCTCTTCCGCATAGACCGGAAGCGTTTCGAGCTTGCATTGCGCCAGGCGGAGGCGACCGTCGCCAACCGCATCGCGGCGCTGGAGGTCGCGTCACAGGACTTCAAGCGCTACCGCACGCTCGACGCCAAGAATAACATCGCCGTTTCAAAACAGCAGCTCGAAAACGTCACCGGCCAGCAGGCTCAGGCGCAGGCCGTCTATGAACAGGCGCTTGCGGAGCGCGATCTCGCCCGCCTCAATCTCGAGCGCTCGGAGGTGCGCGCCTCCGTGAATGGCCCCATGACGAATTTCGAACTGCGGCCAGGAAGCTATGTGACCGCCGGCAAGGCGATCGCGGCGCTTGTCGATGAGGATAGCCTTCATGTGGACGGCTATTTTGAAGAAACCAAGCTTCCGATGATCCGTGTGGGCGATCGCGCCGCCGTGCATCTGATGGGCGAGCGGCGGGCGCTCTTCGGCCATGTCGAGGGAATTGCGGCCGGCATCGAGGACCGCGACAGAAGCAGCGGCGTCAATCTCTTGGCTAATGTGAACCCTACCTTCAACTGGGTGCGGCTCGCTCAGCGCGTTCCGGTCCGCATCGCGCTCGATCGGCCGCCCCCGGATGTCCCGCTCGTGGCGGGCCGGACAGCGACGGTCGTCATCGGGCCGGACAAGGAAGGAAACGCAACCTTCTCGTTTTTCTCCCGCGCAGGATCCGCACGCCAGTAACGTCCTGATTACAGATGCAGGGCCGCCTTCAGCCAGCATTTTGTATCACGCTTCAAACCGGAATCGCCCGATTCTGAGACGATAAGACACACTCCCGGGCGGGCGCATCAGTAGCGGCGAGCGGCGATTTTAACGCTTGCCGAACGCAAGCTTATAAGCGATATATGTTCTGTATATATAACGATGAGACGGCCTCGATGTAGATCGACCGGCTTTTCTCATGTCCCCGGAAATATAAATATAAAGAGGGTTTCCATGGCCGAGACGAATCTGGAAATGAATGTGGACGTCGTACAAACAGGGGTCGCCCCCCATTTTGAGAACGAAAAGGCTTCCGATCCTGTCGCTGAAGGGGTCGCAATCGGCGGCGGCTCGGTTCTGATCCATGTGCGGTTCAGACCCGACGGGACGGTGTGGGAAATCTCCGCCTGCCCGCCGGATGTCTCCAAAGACGCCTGGTTCA
The nucleotide sequence above comes from Methylocystis parvus OBBP. Encoded proteins:
- a CDS encoding efflux RND transporter periplasmic adaptor subunit — its product is MKAAIAKLIGFLFTTALTAAAIFVGWRLWAYYEEEPWTRDGRVRAEVVAVAPDVSGLVSEVLVHDNQRVRKGDILFRIDRKRFELALRQAEATVANRIAALEVASQDFKRYRTLDAKNNIAVSKQQLENVTGQQAQAQAVYEQALAERDLARLNLERSEVRASVNGPMTNFELRPGSYVTAGKAIAALVDEDSLHVDGYFEETKLPMIRVGDRAAVHLMGERRALFGHVEGIAAGIEDRDRSSGVNLLANVNPTFNWVRLAQRVPVRIALDRPPPDVPLVAGRTATVVIGPDKEGNATFSFFSRAGSARQ
- a CDS encoding FUSC family protein; the encoded protein is MPPRREHWLFSIQAFIAGVLSLAIAFWQDLPRPYWALATVYIASQPLMGATFSKSFYRAIGTLAGAAMAVLLIPNLVNAPPVLVLAVAFWSGLCLYLSVLDRTPRGYAFMLAGYTTAIIGFPAVDAPGEIFDLALARTEEILVGIFCAALTSSLLFPRSVGPAVAERAMLWLADARIAAFDALRETDASLREAHWVRLAGDTTKIEALAEHLPFEPAADRVSLPLVQSLVPRMLMTLAAISAIRDLTYELQGLGGPSPRMASLLARVESALTSSSGASAAARCTIEAYITALGDVKSWGELVELNLAIRLRDLAALFADNSALVGALASDRQGANIPLVFPIDVDASRIRHDEHARALIAAATLSSTLILCCAFWILTSWPDGAAAAMMAAVAGSLFATQDDPVPSIRKFGVWSAVAVAIAGVYLFVILPKAHSFETLALALAPTMLVFGLLIAEPKTFVIGVALGILMPTTLALQGAYEVNAQAFLNTGLAMVTGMAMAAATTAVLRVIDAEWRLAQFIRANNRSLAEVADIRGRRNDAYLLALMFDRLSTVAPIVQSADEDMPDAMRQLRAGLNMVEARRARAGLSTQARRRLDAALLRLRKSYRRHAPLDQRELGSLNRAIRALSPNDPADRTALLALLGLRRCLFPEAEPLQIASSGGVP
- a CDS encoding DUF1656 domain-containing protein, encoding MNPEISFFGLYAPSLLVCAPIAYILASLVRRMLGALGIYRYLWHQSLAALAIFVCLLGALLHILSEASF